CTCCGGCGGCCGTATGCGCGCTGCTGAGTTCCGCGCCAACGGTGGTCTCCGGGCCGTGCTCGAAAACTTCGACTTCGTAAGCGGGATCCGTTTTGAAGTCACCAGCTTTACGATGTACTGCCAGGGGGGAGATTTCAACGGTCTGCAACAGGGGACGTCCAATTCGTTCTCGTTCACACCGGTCATGAACCTGGTCAGCAAGTGTAAACCCGGTACGGCTGTCTCCTTCGAGGATATTCACGCCAAAGGACCGGATGGCAGGACCCGGAAATTGAAGAGCGTAAGCTTCTTACTGTATTAATAAACTGATTTATATGAAGATGTGGGCAAAATGTTTGTTGGTTGGCCTGTTGCTTGGGTCCGTCACCGCCGAGGTGATCATCCCCCAGGTGGCAACCGCCCAGACTACTAAACCGAAACCGAAGAGAAAGCCGGTTAGAAAGAAAAAGCCGCCTGTCACTACAGCCGCTCAGGTAAAGGCGGTGGATACGACGGCCGTAGCAGTGGCCCCGGCCAAGCACGAACTGCCCGTCATCGGGGATACCATCCGTCGTTCCCTGCGTAATGACGGTGCGGTTGAGCGCAACCTGGTGAAAGACCGGGTACCCCTGCCGTACCAGCACATCCGGGAGGACGACGCCGTCTACCGCCAACGCGTGTGGGAGGAGATCGATACCCGCCAGAAGATCAACCTGCCTTTCCGCTATAAAGCACAGGAAGACAATGGGGATCAGCGGTTTATCGCCATCCTTATCAACGCCATCCGGGACAGCAGCGTCACGGCTTTCGATCCGCTGGATGACCGGTTCACTACCCCCATCACCACCGACAAGATCGCCGAAGAGCTGGTGGGCAAGGCCGATACCGTTCCCCTGATCGATCCCCAGACCGGTCTCAAAAGGAAGGATACGGTCATCACCAACGACTTTAACCCCGATGACATCATCAAATACCAGGTCAAGGAAGAATGGGTGTTCGACAAACAGTCGTCCCGTATGTTCTGCCGGATCCTGGGGATAGCCCCCCTGAAAATCATCCGCAGGGAAGACGGAACCGAACTCGGGGAAACCCCCCTGTTCTGGGTCTACTACCCTGACCTGCGCCCCGTCCTGGCCAAATACGAAGCGTATAACGGCCATAACTTCGGGTCCCGGATGACCTGGGAGGAGCTGTTCGAAAACCGGATGTTCAGTGGATACGTCGTGAAGTCGACCATCGACAATCCGTTCGACCGTTCGATCTCCCAGTATGTCAAAGATCCCATCCTGCGTCTCCTGGAATCCGACCGGACAAAGGAAAAGATATTCAATTACGAACAGGACCTCTGGTCGTACTAAGGTTTTCTACAAAATATAAGCCGCCCACCTCAGGGCGGCTTATATTTATGCGTTTCGCATAGCGTTTTTTTATAATCTAATCACTTTCCAAAACATTTTTCGCCCGAATTCATTTTTCCATAGGAAAAATGGTCTGTAGCGCATTGACCGTAAAATTACGGGGCTGTAGGACGTTTTTGTAGGGGTAATTTCCCTTCATCGTCTACCCTCTGAAATATGAGGGAATCCTGTCCCCTGGCTTTTTTGTTAAAAATTCGCAATCATAAAAAATACCCTGTTTGAGGTATTGAACGGTCAAACATATAGATTATCTTTGTTATGGTTTTTCATAGGATATTGGATTTTAAAGACGGGGCTGGATGTCTATCCGGGCCCCATTTTTTTTGCCCCCAAAAAGAGGTTGTAGAACTTAACCTCTTTTTGGGGGCAAAAAAAATC
This region of Dinghuibacter silviterrae genomic DNA includes:
- the porN gene encoding type IX secretion system ring subunit PorN/GldN, yielding MKMWAKCLLVGLLLGSVTAEVIIPQVATAQTTKPKPKRKPVRKKKPPVTTAAQVKAVDTTAVAVAPAKHELPVIGDTIRRSLRNDGAVERNLVKDRVPLPYQHIREDDAVYRQRVWEEIDTRQKINLPFRYKAQEDNGDQRFIAILINAIRDSSVTAFDPLDDRFTTPITTDKIAEELVGKADTVPLIDPQTGLKRKDTVITNDFNPDDIIKYQVKEEWVFDKQSSRMFCRILGIAPLKIIRREDGTELGETPLFWVYYPDLRPVLAKYEAYNGHNFGSRMTWEELFENRMFSGYVVKSTIDNPFDRSISQYVKDPILRLLESDRTKEKIFNYEQDLWSY